One Halobaculum sp. CBA1158 DNA segment encodes these proteins:
- a CDS encoding CoA-acylating methylmalonate-semialdehyde dehydrogenase encodes MVDGIADGETAHNYVAGEWREATGDESLSVENPATGEDVGSITFSSADDEDEAVALANEAFEEWSTTAVEERIQPLFRLKQLLEEHQESLAEVLVTEHGKTKAEAMGEIRRGIENVEVACGIPTMMQAGHLPHAAPDIDETAVRQPLGTVVAVTPFNFPAMIPLWFLPYAVATGNTFVLKPSERDPFTANRIAELVDEAGFPDGVVNVVHGGPDTVNRLITHDGIEAVSFVGSTPIAQHVYETAAGAGKRVQAQGGAKNHVVVSANADLEFAAEQTCSSAFANAGQRCLANPVAVVEDAVYDEFVEHLVAKTEAMEIGPGLEDGTDMGPLVSGPHRESVLEYIETGVEEGGELLLDGRETDVPAQGHHLGATVFGDVDPDATIAREEIFGPVLALIRAEDFDDALSLVNRSQFGNAASLFTRDGGEARRFRLEIDAGNVGVNVGTAAAMAFFHFGGDKDSFFGDLHAQGDDAVRFYTDETVYIERWPDQ; translated from the coding sequence ATGGTAGACGGAATCGCGGACGGCGAGACGGCACACAACTACGTCGCCGGCGAGTGGCGCGAGGCGACCGGCGACGAGTCGCTGTCGGTGGAGAACCCCGCGACGGGCGAGGACGTCGGGTCGATCACGTTCTCCTCGGCCGACGACGAGGACGAGGCGGTCGCGCTGGCCAACGAGGCGTTCGAGGAGTGGTCGACCACCGCCGTCGAGGAGCGGATCCAGCCGCTGTTCCGCCTCAAGCAACTGCTGGAGGAGCACCAGGAGTCGCTCGCGGAGGTGCTGGTGACCGAGCACGGCAAGACGAAGGCGGAGGCGATGGGCGAGATCCGCCGGGGCATCGAGAACGTCGAGGTCGCCTGCGGCATCCCGACGATGATGCAGGCGGGACACCTGCCGCACGCCGCGCCGGACATCGACGAGACGGCGGTGCGACAGCCCCTCGGCACCGTCGTCGCGGTGACGCCGTTCAACTTCCCGGCGATGATCCCGCTGTGGTTCCTCCCGTACGCGGTCGCGACGGGCAACACCTTCGTGCTCAAGCCGAGCGAGCGCGACCCGTTCACCGCCAACCGGATCGCGGAGCTGGTCGACGAGGCCGGCTTCCCCGACGGCGTCGTCAACGTCGTCCACGGGGGTCCGGATACGGTGAACCGCCTCATCACCCACGACGGGATCGAGGCGGTGTCGTTCGTCGGCTCGACGCCGATCGCACAGCACGTGTACGAGACGGCCGCGGGGGCGGGCAAGCGCGTGCAGGCGCAGGGCGGCGCGAAGAACCACGTCGTCGTGAGCGCGAACGCGGACCTCGAGTTCGCGGCCGAGCAGACCTGCTCGTCGGCGTTCGCCAACGCCGGCCAGCGCTGCCTCGCGAACCCCGTCGCCGTCGTCGAAGACGCGGTGTACGACGAGTTCGTCGAGCACCTCGTCGCGAAGACGGAGGCGATGGAGATCGGCCCGGGACTGGAGGACGGAACCGACATGGGACCGCTGGTCTCCGGCCCCCACCGCGAGTCGGTGTTGGAGTACATCGAGACGGGAGTCGAGGAGGGCGGCGAACTGCTGCTCGACGGTCGTGAGACCGACGTTCCGGCACAGGGTCACCACCTCGGGGCGACGGTCTTCGGCGACGTGGACCCCGACGCGACGATCGCCCGCGAGGAGATCTTCGGGCCGGTGCTCGCGCTGATCCGCGCGGAGGACTTCGACGACGCGCTGTCGCTGGTGAACCGCTCGCAGTTCGGCAACGCCGCGTCGCTGTTCACGCGGGACGGCGGCGAGGCCCGTCGCTTCCGTCTGGAGATCGACGCCGGCAACGTCGGCGTCAACGTCGGCACCGCCGCCGCGATGGCGTTCTTCCACTTCGGCGGCGACAAAGACTCGTTCTTCGGCGACCTGCACGCCCAGGGTGACGACGCGGTCCGGTTTTACACCGACGAGACGGTGTACATCGAGCGCTGGCCGGATCAGTAA
- the folP gene encoding dihydropteroate synthase translates to MRTLDAAGLSIGDDHPPRIMGVLNVSKESPYDPSVYDDPGEAARYVDDELIGEGADIVDVGLESANKRFEVLSAEEELERLDTAIETIESVSGDAVFSIETRYHEVAEAALNRGFDMVNDICGFADPEMPRVCEDHDVAVAKMASPPDLERPGAVEEVDDIYEALARNGLTDKTIVDPAFGGWSEAKTLEDDRETFHRLREFRGYGRPILVSINRKNFLRSVAGRDTDGALPVSLAATSMAVERGAHIVRTHDVAETRDAALIGKEFSRERTRRDGDVSVEELDVTTTGEARRHVDRLGGDPATAVDAVARVYEFDGLDPEEIGALRAAVADSAAHLVEGSAGDSALLVGTPGELATTADAASGVTEALDAAVSPLAFPSE, encoded by the coding sequence ATGCGAACCCTCGACGCCGCGGGCCTGTCGATCGGCGACGACCACCCGCCGCGGATCATGGGCGTGTTGAACGTCTCGAAGGAGTCGCCGTACGATCCCAGCGTGTACGACGATCCCGGCGAGGCCGCCCGCTACGTCGACGACGAACTGATCGGGGAGGGCGCGGACATCGTCGACGTGGGACTCGAGTCCGCAAACAAGCGCTTCGAGGTGCTGTCGGCCGAGGAGGAACTGGAGCGCCTCGACACCGCCATCGAGACGATCGAGAGCGTCTCCGGCGACGCCGTCTTCTCCATCGAGACGCGCTACCACGAGGTCGCGGAGGCGGCGCTGAACCGGGGATTCGACATGGTGAACGACATCTGCGGGTTCGCAGACCCCGAGATGCCACGCGTCTGCGAGGACCACGACGTCGCGGTCGCGAAGATGGCGTCGCCGCCGGACCTGGAGCGGCCGGGGGCCGTCGAGGAGGTCGACGACATCTACGAGGCGCTGGCACGGAACGGCCTCACGGACAAGACCATCGTCGACCCGGCCTTCGGCGGCTGGTCCGAGGCGAAGACCCTCGAGGACGACCGCGAGACGTTCCACCGCCTCCGTGAGTTCCGCGGCTACGGCCGACCGATCCTCGTGTCGATCAACCGCAAGAACTTCCTCCGGAGCGTCGCCGGCCGCGACACCGACGGGGCGCTGCCCGTCTCGTTGGCGGCGACCTCGATGGCCGTCGAGCGCGGCGCTCACATCGTCCGCACGCACGACGTGGCCGAGACGCGCGACGCAGCGCTCATCGGGAAGGAGTTCTCACGCGAGCGCACGCGACGCGACGGCGACGTGTCCGTCGAGGAACTCGACGTGACGACGACCGGCGAGGCGCGGCGGCACGTCGACCGCCTCGGCGGCGATCCCGCGACCGCGGTCGACGCCGTGGCCCGGGTGTACGAGTTCGACGGACTCGACCCCGAGGAGATCGGCGCGCTCCGCGCCGCCGTCGCGGACTCTGCAGCCCACCTCGTCGAGGGATCGGCCGGCGACTCCGCCCTCTTGGTCGGCACTCCCGGCGAACTCGCGACGACCGCAGACGCCGCGAGCGGCGTTACGGAGGCGTTGGACGCCGCCGTTTCCCCGCTGGCATTCCCATCTGAGTAA
- a CDS encoding 6-hydroxymethylpterin diphosphokinase MptE-like protein, giving the protein MDFTDWEPIYEAILADFGFDRAADEAVRDRAAAHAQSFDLDRLDCSGETVAVAGAGPSLEAEVDLARGADRVFAASTATDRLASEGVAVDAMVTDLDKNPETGLARTERGAVVVAHAHGDNGDFVDEWLPRYDAAHTLVTTQAAPVGAVRNPGGFTDGDRAAFLADCCGAAGLVFPGWDLDDPDVDGLKARKLEWAERLLYHLERRRGERFGVLDGRRDSIDSI; this is encoded by the coding sequence ATGGACTTCACCGACTGGGAGCCGATCTACGAGGCGATCCTCGCCGACTTCGGGTTCGACCGCGCCGCCGACGAAGCGGTCAGGGACCGCGCCGCCGCCCACGCCCAATCGTTCGACCTCGACCGACTGGACTGTTCGGGGGAGACGGTCGCCGTCGCCGGAGCCGGGCCGTCGCTGGAGGCCGAGGTCGACCTCGCTCGCGGGGCCGACCGCGTGTTCGCCGCGTCGACGGCGACGGACCGACTCGCGAGCGAGGGCGTCGCCGTCGACGCGATGGTGACGGACCTCGACAAGAACCCCGAGACCGGACTGGCGCGGACCGAACGAGGCGCGGTCGTCGTCGCCCACGCCCACGGCGACAACGGCGACTTCGTCGACGAGTGGCTCCCGCGATACGACGCCGCCCACACGCTCGTCACGACCCAGGCCGCGCCGGTCGGGGCCGTCCGCAACCCCGGCGGCTTCACCGACGGCGACCGCGCCGCCTTCCTGGCGGACTGCTGCGGCGCGGCCGGCCTCGTGTTCCCGGGGTGGGACCTCGACGATCCGGACGTAGACGGGCTGAAAGCGCGAAAGCTGGAGTGGGCCGAGCGCCTCCTGTACCACCTGGAACGGCGTCGCGGCGAGCGCTTCGGCGTGCTCGACGGTCGGCGAGACTCGATCGACTCGATCTGA
- a CDS encoding ArsR family transcriptional regulator, producing the protein MTGRDDEPLEDAEAGADDAFAALADGTRLRTVRTLAAAERPLGFTELFERVADDPDGPSAGFAYHLRQLNDRYVDTDDDGRYRLTFAGRQTARALAAGVYTERVDRDPEAVDGDCPVCGAASLEAQIADNYVAVACTDCATELLALPFPPGGTRGRDTEEVLAAFDAYHRARLRQLADGVCPDCAGRAEGRIEFVDPDGIPDAGGDNAECDDAKSAGDDDDGDGTKGATGGPRPVVAGTCVRCDFAVRVPVSVALAEHPAVIAFCDDHGIDARERRIWNIGPEWGETVLSTDPPAVRVAVAGDGETLRLLVGDGPTVVDADRFRDGDAAAVTEGDDAAGRDGDQAATAAGSS; encoded by the coding sequence ATGACCGGTCGCGACGACGAGCCACTCGAGGACGCTGAGGCCGGGGCCGACGACGCGTTCGCGGCGCTCGCCGACGGAACGCGCCTGCGAACGGTCCGAACGCTCGCGGCCGCCGAACGACCGCTGGGCTTCACCGAGCTGTTCGAGCGGGTCGCCGACGACCCCGACGGTCCCTCCGCGGGGTTCGCCTACCACCTCCGGCAGTTGAACGACCGCTACGTCGACACCGACGACGACGGGCGCTACCGGCTGACGTTCGCCGGCCGACAGACCGCCCGCGCGCTCGCTGCGGGCGTCTACACCGAGCGCGTCGACCGCGATCCGGAGGCGGTCGACGGCGACTGTCCCGTCTGCGGCGCGGCGTCGCTGGAGGCGCAGATCGCGGACAACTACGTCGCCGTCGCCTGCACCGACTGCGCGACGGAACTGCTCGCGCTCCCGTTCCCGCCCGGCGGGACCCGCGGACGCGACACCGAGGAGGTGCTGGCGGCCTTCGACGCCTACCACCGCGCCCGCCTGCGACAGCTCGCTGACGGCGTCTGTCCCGACTGCGCCGGGCGGGCGGAGGGCCGGATCGAGTTCGTCGACCCCGACGGCATCCCCGACGCCGGGGGTGACAACGCCGAGTGCGACGACGCCAAGAGCGCCGGCGACGACGACGACGGCGACGGGACGAAAGGGGCGACCGGCGGCCCCCGTCCGGTCGTCGCGGGCACGTGTGTCCGGTGCGACTTCGCCGTCCGCGTGCCCGTCTCCGTCGCGCTCGCGGAACACCCGGCGGTGATCGCCTTCTGTGACGACCACGGCATCGACGCGCGAGAGCGACGGATCTGGAACATCGGTCCGGAGTGGGGGGAGACGGTGTTGTCGACCGACCCGCCGGCGGTCCGCGTCGCCGTCGCCGGCGACGGCGAGACGCTGCGCCTGCTCGTGGGTGACGGCCCGACCGTGGTCGACGCCGACCGGTTCCGCGACGGCGACGCCGCGGCGGTCACGGAGGGCGACGACGCGGCCGGCCGCGACGGTGATCAGGCGGCGACGGCCGCGGGGTCGTCGTAG
- a CDS encoding deoxyribodipyrimidine photo-lyase, with protein MRLFWHRRDLRVADNLGLAAAVDAAARRDPDADGDTEADGGTVARDDTDADGDGDSEGTGDGAVLPVFVFDDDVLAHGSNPRVRFMLDALAELRDEYRERDSDLVLARGDPAEVLPDLAAEHDAEAVVWNEDYSGLARERDARVRMALDDAGIDRETHHDAVHHEPGTITTNDGDPYSVFTYFGRKWHDREKDDPVDPPAAADLVEREALEGSAGDPPTIGDLPTIDDLGFAEPEADVQAAGTAAARERLAAFCEDAIFGYEEDRDYPARDATSRLSTDLKWGTIGVREVYAATEDAMREAEARDEGRDGTPAVDAVEEFRSQLAWREFYTQVLWANPEVVTANYKEYEREIGWRDGDDAMADLEAWKEGRTGYPIVDAGMRQLREEAYMHNRVRMIVASFLTKDLLIDWRHGYDHFRERLADHDTANDNGGWQWAASTGTDAQPYFRIFNPMTQGERYDPDAEYIKRYVPELDGVSPENVHSWHELSVGRRRQLAPEYPDPIVEHAEMREAAISMFERARGDDEAADAD; from the coding sequence ATGCGACTGTTCTGGCACAGGCGGGACCTACGCGTCGCCGATAACCTCGGGCTCGCGGCCGCGGTCGATGCCGCCGCGAGGAGGGACCCCGACGCGGACGGCGACACCGAGGCGGACGGCGGCACCGTCGCGAGGGACGACACCGACGCGGACGGCGACGGCGACTCCGAAGGCACCGGCGACGGCGCGGTCCTGCCGGTGTTCGTGTTCGACGACGACGTGCTGGCGCACGGGTCGAACCCGCGAGTCCGATTCATGCTCGACGCGCTGGCGGAGCTGCGCGACGAGTACCGCGAGCGCGACTCGGACCTCGTCCTCGCCCGCGGCGACCCCGCCGAGGTGCTCCCCGACCTCGCGGCCGAACACGACGCCGAGGCGGTCGTCTGGAACGAGGACTACTCCGGGCTGGCCCGCGAGCGCGACGCCCGCGTCCGGATGGCGCTCGACGACGCCGGGATCGACCGCGAGACGCACCACGACGCCGTCCACCACGAACCGGGAACGATCACGACGAACGACGGCGACCCGTACTCGGTGTTCACCTACTTCGGGCGGAAGTGGCACGATCGGGAGAAGGACGACCCGGTCGATCCGCCCGCTGCCGCCGACCTCGTCGAGAGGGAGGCCCTCGAGGGGTCGGCCGGCGATCCCCCGACGATCGGCGACCTTCCGACGATAGACGACCTCGGGTTCGCCGAGCCCGAGGCGGACGTGCAGGCCGCCGGCACCGCCGCGGCTCGCGAGCGCCTCGCCGCGTTCTGCGAGGACGCCATCTTCGGCTACGAGGAGGATCGCGACTACCCGGCTCGGGACGCGACCTCTCGTCTGTCGACCGATCTCAAGTGGGGGACGATCGGCGTCCGTGAGGTGTACGCGGCGACCGAGGACGCGATGCGCGAGGCCGAGGCGCGCGACGAGGGGCGCGACGGGACACCCGCCGTCGACGCCGTCGAGGAGTTCCGGTCCCAGCTGGCGTGGCGGGAGTTCTACACGCAGGTGCTGTGGGCCAATCCCGAGGTCGTGACGGCGAACTACAAGGAGTACGAGCGGGAGATCGGGTGGCGAGACGGCGACGACGCGATGGCCGACCTTGAGGCGTGGAAGGAGGGCCGGACCGGCTACCCGATCGTCGACGCCGGGATGCGCCAACTGCGCGAGGAGGCGTACATGCACAACCGCGTGCGGATGATCGTCGCCAGCTTCCTCACGAAGGACCTGCTGATCGACTGGCGACACGGCTACGACCACTTCAGGGAGCGCCTCGCCGACCACGACACCGCCAACGACAACGGCGGGTGGCAGTGGGCCGCCTCGACCGGCACGGACGCCCAGCCGTACTTCCGGATCTTCAACCCCATGACGCAGGGCGAGCGCTACGACCCCGACGCCGAGTACATCAAGCGGTACGTGCCGGAGTTGGATGGGGTCTCACCCGAGAACGTCCACTCCTGGCACGAGCTGTCGGTCGGTCGACGGCGACAGCTCGCCCCCGAGTACCCCGACCCGATCGTCGAACACGCCGAGATGCGCGAGGCCGCGATCTCGATGTTCGAGCGCGCCCGCGGCGACGACGAGGCCGCCGACGCCGACTGA
- a CDS encoding RNA methyltransferase, producing MSADGDGDRHGEGEAADASSAHGDREFAVVVVEPETPGNVGTIARAMKNFGLADLKLVDPPELDPDGEAYGFAGHAREDVLPNADTVTLDEVVERYHTVGTTAITGEDARRHVRYPFKTPAELRESLATVDADTALVFGREGTGLSNDELERLDEVISIPANPEYPVLNLGQAATVTLYELRSLFLDEYQLPDVEHERAEEPEIERFYEQFGSFLGEAESRDHKRERSERLIRRLVGRAHPTSKEMTTLTGVFRRATELMTHADHADREGHRGER from the coding sequence ATGAGCGCGGACGGCGACGGCGACCGTCACGGGGAGGGAGAGGCGGCCGACGCGTCGTCGGCTCACGGCGACCGCGAGTTCGCCGTCGTCGTGGTGGAGCCGGAGACGCCCGGCAACGTCGGCACCATCGCGCGGGCGATGAAGAACTTCGGGCTCGCGGACCTGAAGCTCGTGGACCCCCCCGAACTGGACCCCGACGGCGAGGCGTACGGCTTCGCCGGCCACGCCCGAGAGGACGTGCTTCCGAACGCCGACACGGTGACCCTCGACGAGGTCGTCGAGCGCTATCACACCGTCGGCACCACCGCCATCACCGGCGAGGACGCCAGGCGGCACGTCCGGTACCCGTTCAAGACGCCCGCCGAGCTTCGGGAGTCGCTGGCGACCGTCGACGCCGACACGGCGCTGGTGTTCGGCCGCGAGGGAACCGGCCTGAGCAACGACGAACTCGAACGGTTGGACGAGGTGATATCCATCCCCGCGAACCCCGAGTACCCGGTGTTGAACCTCGGCCAGGCGGCGACGGTGACGCTGTACGAGCTTCGGTCGCTGTTTCTCGACGAGTACCAGCTTCCGGACGTGGAGCACGAGCGCGCCGAGGAGCCGGAGATCGAGCGATTCTACGAGCAGTTCGGCTCCTTCCTCGGCGAGGCGGAGTCGCGCGACCACAAGCGCGAGCGCAGCGAGCGACTGATCCGGCGGCTCGTCGGCCGCGCACACCCCACGAGCAAGGAGATGACGACGCTGACGGGCGTGTTCCGCCGCGCGACCGAACTGATGACGCACGCTGACCACGCCGACCGCGAGGGACACCGCGGCGAACGGTAG
- a CDS encoding proteasome subunit beta, producing MDGTTDGELSLGTTIVGIVADGGTEADSTGHPNEATDTTGRANEAADAAGTADESAGAVVLASDRRASLGGMVASKRAEKVYPVGDAAALAFTGSVSGAQALVSDLNAERRLYELRRGRRMSTTALAGYAATEMRRQQYGVQHLLGGVDDDGARLFAFDAAGSTLEQPYAADGSGGQVAYGTLENGYEEGIGVGEAERLAARAVAAASERDTASGNGLQLVTVTADGVESGVYDDPAAVAA from the coding sequence ATGGACGGAACCACGGACGGCGAACTGTCGCTGGGAACGACTATCGTTGGGATCGTCGCCGACGGCGGCACCGAGGCAGACTCGACCGGACATCCGAACGAGGCGACCGACACTACCGGGCGTGCAAACGAGGCGGCCGACGCGGCCGGAACTGCGGATGAGAGCGCGGGCGCGGTCGTGCTGGCGTCGGATCGCCGCGCCAGTCTCGGCGGCATGGTGGCGAGCAAACGAGCCGAGAAGGTCTACCCGGTCGGCGACGCGGCGGCGCTGGCGTTCACCGGGTCGGTGTCCGGCGCGCAGGCGCTCGTGTCCGATCTGAACGCCGAGCGCCGCCTGTACGAACTCCGCAGGGGTCGCCGGATGTCGACGACTGCGCTGGCGGGGTACGCGGCGACCGAGATGCGCCGACAACAGTACGGCGTACAGCACCTGCTCGGCGGCGTCGACGACGACGGCGCGCGCTTGTTCGCGTTCGACGCGGCCGGGTCGACCCTGGAGCAACCGTACGCGGCAGACGGATCGGGCGGCCAGGTCGCGTACGGAACCCTGGAAAACGGCTACGAGGAGGGCATCGGGGTCGGAGAGGCCGAGCGCCTCGCCGCGCGAGCGGTCGCCGCCGCGAGCGAGCGCGACACCGCCTCCGGGAACGGACTGCAGCTCGTGACGGTCACGGCCGACGGCGTCGAGTCCGGAGTCTACGACGACCCCGCGGCCGTCGCCGCCTGA
- a CDS encoding glutamate--tRNA ligase — MDDDLRERVRAEAETHALYNALKHGSDPDVGAIMGPLMGENPDFRSHGDEIPGVVAPVAAEVGEMDDDERRERLLELAPELVEELEAEDEEDDQALPDLPNADEYDEIRMRLAPNPNGPWHLGSARMPAVIGTYKEIYDGWMCCRFDDTDPETKRPDLDAYDEILDAIDYLGFEPDEVLKASDRVETYYDHARDLIEQGGAYTCSCPAEHFRSLKADAEPCDHRDKDVETVREEFEAMVDGEYGDGEMVLRVKTDIEHKNPAMRDFVAFRMVDTPHPRPEAEAYRAWPMLDFQSGIDDHLTGVTHIIRGIDLQDSAKRQQFVYDYFGWEYPEVVHWGHVQIDAYDVPMSTSTIKEKVDSGELTGWDDPRAPTLASVKRRGIRGRAIVDAMVDLGVSTSNVDLAMSSIYANNRDLIDDDTDRRFLVRDAAESDADGRDRLPSGPAEAFDLVGDAPEAGSPPLHPNHEDRGDRDVPAGDAVLLEADDAPADGERVWLKGFGCFRRAGDELIWSGTDISDVREEGVPVVHWVGAGDDEHVRVRLRTMDGDVVGYAEPGYADYDADDLVQFERVGFARFDAEPADAEGNDASAGSGTPDGGDEFLAFYAHP; from the coding sequence ATGGACGACGACCTCAGGGAGCGCGTGCGCGCCGAGGCGGAGACGCACGCTCTCTACAACGCGCTGAAGCACGGATCCGACCCGGACGTGGGCGCGATCATGGGCCCGCTGATGGGCGAGAATCCCGACTTCCGGTCCCACGGCGACGAGATCCCAGGCGTCGTCGCCCCCGTCGCCGCCGAGGTGGGCGAGATGGACGACGACGAGCGTCGCGAGCGACTGCTCGAACTCGCGCCCGAACTCGTCGAGGAACTGGAGGCGGAGGACGAGGAGGACGACCAGGCGCTCCCCGACCTGCCGAACGCGGACGAGTACGACGAGATCCGGATGCGTCTCGCGCCGAACCCGAACGGTCCGTGGCACCTCGGCTCCGCGCGCATGCCCGCGGTCATCGGGACGTACAAGGAGATCTACGACGGCTGGATGTGCTGCCGGTTCGACGACACGGACCCAGAGACCAAGCGCCCCGATCTCGACGCCTACGACGAGATCCTCGACGCCATCGACTACCTCGGGTTCGAGCCCGACGAGGTGCTGAAGGCCAGCGACCGCGTCGAGACGTACTACGACCACGCGCGCGACCTCATCGAGCAGGGCGGCGCGTACACCTGCTCGTGTCCGGCCGAGCACTTCCGGAGCCTGAAGGCCGACGCCGAGCCGTGCGACCACCGCGACAAGGACGTCGAAACGGTGCGCGAGGAGTTCGAGGCGATGGTCGACGGCGAGTACGGCGACGGCGAGATGGTGCTGCGCGTCAAGACCGACATCGAGCACAAGAACCCCGCGATGCGGGACTTCGTCGCGTTCCGCATGGTCGACACGCCGCACCCGCGACCCGAGGCCGAGGCGTACCGCGCGTGGCCGATGCTCGACTTCCAGTCGGGGATCGACGACCACCTCACGGGCGTCACTCACATCATCCGCGGCATCGACCTCCAGGACTCGGCCAAGCGCCAGCAGTTCGTCTACGACTACTTCGGCTGGGAGTACCCCGAGGTCGTCCACTGGGGCCACGTCCAGATCGACGCCTACGACGTGCCGATGTCCACCTCGACGATCAAGGAGAAGGTCGACTCGGGCGAGTTGACCGGCTGGGACGACCCGCGCGCGCCGACGCTCGCGTCGGTGAAGCGCCGCGGGATCCGCGGTCGGGCCATCGTCGACGCGATGGTCGACCTGGGCGTCTCGACCTCGAACGTCGACCTGGCGATGTCGAGCATCTACGCGAACAACCGCGACCTGATCGACGACGACACCGACCGGCGGTTCCTCGTCCGCGACGCCGCCGAGTCCGACGCCGACGGCCGCGACCGCCTCCCCTCCGGTCCCGCGGAGGCGTTCGACCTCGTCGGCGACGCCCCCGAGGCCGGGAGCCCGCCGCTGCACCCCAACCACGAGGACCGGGGCGACCGCGATGTACCCGCCGGCGACGCGGTCCTGCTGGAGGCCGACGACGCCCCCGCCGACGGCGAGCGCGTCTGGCTGAAGGGGTTCGGCTGCTTCCGCCGCGCAGGCGACGAGCTGATCTGGTCGGGCACCGATATCAGCGACGTGCGCGAGGAGGGCGTCCCGGTGGTTCACTGGGTCGGTGCCGGCGACGACGAGCACGTCCGCGTGCGCCTCCGGACGATGGACGGCGACGTGGTCGGCTACGCCGAGCCGGGGTACGCCGACTACGACGCCGACGACCTGGTGCAGTTCGAGCGCGTCGGCTTCGCCCGGTTCGACGCCGAACCGGCGGACGCCGAGGGGAACGACGCGTCCGCCGGTAGCGGGACTCCCGACGGCGGCGACGAGTTCCTCGCCTTCTACGCGCACCCGTAG
- a CDS encoding DJ-1/PfpI family protein produces MDIAVLLYEGFDELDAIGPFEVFRNATAAGADFDTDLVALDGPGTITASHGLRVEAEEPLPDPGNVDLLVVPGGGWNDRSEAGAWAEYERGAIPEAVAAHHDAGATVASVCTGGMLLSKAGVFDGRPAVTHASALEDLRDSDAVVREERVVDDGDVLSAGGVTSGIDLALHLVAREAGPEVAESVATTMEYTRQHAAYEPGAIAGGE; encoded by the coding sequence ATGGACATCGCCGTGCTGCTGTACGAGGGATTCGACGAACTGGACGCGATCGGCCCGTTCGAGGTGTTCCGCAACGCGACGGCCGCGGGTGCCGACTTCGACACCGACCTGGTCGCGCTTGACGGACCCGGGACGATCACCGCGAGCCACGGCCTGCGCGTCGAGGCGGAGGAACCGCTCCCGGACCCCGGAAACGTTGACTTGCTCGTGGTGCCGGGAGGCGGGTGGAACGACCGCAGCGAGGCGGGCGCGTGGGCCGAGTACGAGCGCGGGGCGATCCCCGAGGCGGTCGCCGCCCACCACGACGCCGGCGCGACGGTCGCCTCCGTGTGCACCGGCGGGATGCTGCTCTCGAAGGCCGGCGTGTTCGACGGCCGACCCGCGGTCACGCACGCCTCGGCGCTCGAGGACCTCCGCGACAGCGACGCGGTCGTGCGCGAGGAACGGGTCGTGGACGACGGCGACGTGCTCTCGGCGGGCGGCGTCACCTCCGGCATCGACCTGGCGCTCCACCTCGTCGCGCGCGAGGCCGGCCCCGAGGTCGCCGAGTCGGTCGCGACGACGATGGAGTACACCCGCCAGCACGCGGCCTACGAGCCGGGTGCGATCGCCGGCGGAGAGTAG